In uncultured Bacteroides sp., the DNA window GTCCGGTTCCAGGCATCACCCACCGATATCCCGACCGCGTGCTTTTTTTAGTAAGCAACGTATGCGCCATGTATTGCCGGCACTGCACCCGCAAGCGTAAAGTAGGCGATACAGATTCCATACCGGATAAAGACCAGATTAAAGAAGGCATTGAGTATATAAGAAACACGCCACAAATCAGAGACGTATTACTTTCAGGTGGTGATCCGTTTATGCTATCGGATAATTACCTTGATTGGATTCTTACCGAAATTGAAGCAATACCACACGTGCAAGTAATCAGAATAGGAACCAGAACCCCGGTAGTATTGCCTTATCGCATCACAGATGATCTGGTAAACATGCTAAAAAAGCATCATCCGCTTTGGATAAACACCCACTTTAACCATCCTCGCGAACTTACTACCTCAGCACGCGAAGCTTTAGCCAAACTGGCCGATGTAGGGATCCCTTTAGGAAACCAATCGGTTCTTTTAGCCGATGTAAACGACTGCCCGCGTATTATGAAAGAACTGGTACACCGATTGGTGATGAACAGAGTAAGACCCTACTATCTTTACCAATGCGATCTTTCGGAAGGGCTTTCACACTTTCGCACACCAATAGGCAAAGGAATTGAAATTATGGAAAACTTAATTGGCCATACAAGCGGCTTTGCCGTTCCGACTTACGTAATTGATGCACCCGGCGGAGGCGGTAAAATACCCATTATGCCTAACTACATCATTTCATGGAGTGCCAACAAAGTTATTTTACGAAACTACGAAGGAGTAATTACCTCCTACCAAGAGCCGGATAATTACAAACCGACCTTTTGCGACAGAAACTGCGAGAGTTGTAACTTAGAATTGGAATTAAGCGATGGCGAAGAAATTAATGCCATTGGCATAGAGCAACTATTATCCGATTATGACGATACAATATCATTGATTCCCGCAAACAACGAACGATTTAAAAGGCGTAGCAATGAAGAGGAAGAAGAACAACAACAAGATAAAATAAGCGATAATGGTTAACATGAAAATGACATTAAAGTCGCACCTGTCTCATGATAAAGAGAATGATCGGGTGTACCTTATGGAAATGCATGCCGATGACTTTCCACAAATAATACTCTATATGGATAAGTTGGCACGAACAAAAAAATACACCAAAGTATTTGCTAAAGTGCCGGTAAAATATGGCCCTGCCTTCTTAAATAGCGAATACAGAATTGAGGCTTCGATCCCGTGTTTTTATGATGGACAAGAAGACGCACTGTTCTTAGCGAAATATTTTAGCGAAGAACGGAAGCAACCAGACAAAGATGCATTGAATGCTTTTTCGTTACTATTGCTTGAGCCAGCCTCCACTAACGCCCTTGCTCCTCTTGATCAGGACTATAAGCTGCGCCCCTTAAAAGAATCGGATGCAGTGTCCATGGCCTCTCTCTTTAAAAAGGTGTTCATATCCTATCCGTTCCCGGTTTTCGATCCTGCATTTATAATAAAAAGCATAAAAGAAGACGGTACCCGCTACTTTGGCATCTTTCACGATGAAAAATTAGTTGCCGTCAGCTCTGCCGAATGCAGCCAAAAGGGAAAAAATGCAGAGATGACCGATTTTGCGGTATTCCCTACTCACAGAGGGAAAAAGCTAGCCACTCACCTACTCGCATTTATGGAAGAAGAATTATCCAATGACGGCTACCAGACGTTCTATACCATAGCCAGAATCTGTTCATTAGCAATGAATAAAACGTTCTACGACAGGGGATACAAGTATTCCGGAACGCTTACACAAAACACCCAGATATCGGGAAAGATAGAAAGTATGAATGTTTGGTACAAGAGGATATAAACCGATAAAAAAAAGAACCGTGAAGGTTCCTCTTACTTAAGAAATACGGATCGAACGAATAAAGCATAAACTAACCATTGGTTATTATGCTTTGCATTCGTTCGATCCGTATTCTTTTGTTTGTACAAATGGATTCAACAAATGTATCAGAAATAAAAGCCAAAGCCAACTTTAAGCCCGATCTTCGAATAGTCTCCGTCTTTCATTGAGAAGTCGTAATAAACAGAAGGTTCTATGGTTACTGTTTTAGACAAGAAATAAGCATATCCGGCTTCCATACCGAATGCATAATCACTTGCATCTATTCCTCCATCAAAGTTCCAACGCTTCATTTTAAGTCCGGCTCCCAGATAAACGCCCGTTTGCTCAAAATAATAACGACCGCCCACACCAAGCGTATAAATATCTTGCGGATCACTCCAATCGGCTCCTAAAGTAACTAAGAGAGCAGTATTATCTGCCAGAAAAGCCCCTCCCTGAGCCGAAAAGCCCAAATGGCCTTTGTCATTACTACTATACGAAAGATCCATTCCGGTTATAGATGTATTTACCATCCATTTTCCCTTTTCAAACTGCGCCTGTACCCCCAGAGAGGCGATTAACAAGCTCATAAGCAATACAAATTTCTTCATTTGTCCAATTTGTTTAAGTTATTATTATTGTTGTTCTTTTCTTCTTCGCGGCGTCGTTTCTGCAATATTTCTTTCTTTCTAAGCACCAGCCACAAAGCCAACACAACGATATAGGCACCAACAAGCGTAAAATATTTCTCTTTAGTACCAATCTCGCTGTTTCGGGGTAACAGATAAGCAGCCGTAGCAGAGACGTAAATAAGAAAAGCTATTGCGACCCAAGTTGATTTCTTTTGCTTTTTCATCTGGTTTTAAATTATATAAAGAATTAATTATGATTCTGTTTCAGACCTGCTTTCCATCTGCCAAACCATACTATTGCGAGCAATACACTAATGATACCAACACTAAAAGACACGGTATGCGAAAGATGAAATCCTTCGGGTGCAATGCAAAGGTATGTGGAGCATACGGCTGTCATAAACAATGCCGGAATAAGCGTGAGCCCATACAATTTCTTCTCTTGCACCAGGAATACAGTAACCGTCCAGAGTGTAAAGACAGAAAGCGTTTGATTGGTCCAAGCAAAATAGCGCCATATCATGTCGAATCCGTCCTTATCGCGCAAGCTGTAGAACAACAAACCTATGGCAATTGCAAACATCGGCACACAAATTAATAAACGACGACGAATGCTTTTTTGTTCCATCCCCAAAAAGTCGGCCACAATGAGCCGGGCCGATCGAAAGGCCGTATCACCCGAAGTTATGGGAGCGGCAATAACGCCCAAAATAGCCAAAAGACCTCCCAGACTTCCCAACCAACCTTTGGTAATGGCATCGACTATAACCGATGCGTTTGTTTCGCCCATGCCGTTCTGATGAAAAAAGCAAGTGGCAGCCGCAGCCCATATCAAGGCCACAATGCCTTCGGTAATCATCGCTCCGTAAAACACCGGACGACCATGACGTTCGCTCTTCATGCAACGTGCCATTAACGGGCTTTGCGTAGCATGAAACCCTGAAATAGCTCCACAGGCAATGCTGACAAACATAATAGGAAAGATAGGCAATGCAGCGGCATTGGGATGAGTATTTTGCAGCCCGTCCCAAATTTCGGGCAATGCGGGGTGATACACGTAAAGCATCACCAGAATACCTACAGCCATAAACAACAGAGCCGCAGCAAACAGAGGATATATTTTACCGATTATCTTATCGATGGGCAACAAGGTAGCCAAGATGTAGTAGATGAATACAACAATGATCCAAAACGTTGCATCCATGTACTGAGGCGTTAACTTAGCCAGCAATCCCGCAGGTCCGGCAACAAAGACCGATCCCACCAGAATCATCAGAATCACCGTAAAACCACGCATCACCTGCTTAGTTGTCAGCCCCAGATAACGGCCAATAATCTCGGGCAGACTCTCGCCGTTGTGTCTCAAAGACAGCATGCCCGACAGATAATCGTGCGTTGCTCCGGCAAAGATGCTTCCCAATACGATCCAAAGATAAGAAGCCGTGCCGAATTTAGCCCCCATGATAGCCCCAA includes these proteins:
- the ablA gene encoding lysine 2,3-aminomutase, with translation MEKIFTKHQQEIARKIDISSTINDWKNWKWQVRNSVRTIDAFEALTGIAFSEEEKTQLEKTQERFPLSITPYYLSLIKKDSYKNDPVFKQAFLDNRELIVSSSEMGDPLSEDHDSPVPGITHRYPDRVLFLVSNVCAMYCRHCTRKRKVGDTDSIPDKDQIKEGIEYIRNTPQIRDVLLSGGDPFMLSDNYLDWILTEIEAIPHVQVIRIGTRTPVVLPYRITDDLVNMLKKHHPLWINTHFNHPRELTTSAREALAKLADVGIPLGNQSVLLADVNDCPRIMKELVHRLVMNRVRPYYLYQCDLSEGLSHFRTPIGKGIEIMENLIGHTSGFAVPTYVIDAPGGGGKIPIMPNYIISWSANKVILRNYEGVITSYQEPDNYKPTFCDRNCESCNLELELSDGEEINAIGIEQLLSDYDDTISLIPANNERFKRRSNEEEEEQQQDKISDNG
- the ablB gene encoding putative beta-lysine N-acetyltransferase; protein product: MVNMKMTLKSHLSHDKENDRVYLMEMHADDFPQIILYMDKLARTKKYTKVFAKVPVKYGPAFLNSEYRIEASIPCFYDGQEDALFLAKYFSEERKQPDKDALNAFSLLLLEPASTNALAPLDQDYKLRPLKESDAVSMASLFKKVFISYPFPVFDPAFIIKSIKEDGTRYFGIFHDEKLVAVSSAECSQKGKNAEMTDFAVFPTHRGKKLATHLLAFMEEELSNDGYQTFYTIARICSLAMNKTFYDRGYKYSGTLTQNTQISGKIESMNVWYKRI
- a CDS encoding carbon starvation CstA family protein; the encoded protein is MITFTICLLVLIAGYFVYGRIVERVFGPDDRPTPALTRADGVDFIPLPTWKIFMIQFLNIAGLGPIFGAIMGAKFGTASYLWIVLGSIFAGATHDYLSGMLSLRHNGESLPEIIGRYLGLTTKQVMRGFTVILMILVGSVFVAGPAGLLAKLTPQYMDATFWIIVVFIYYILATLLPIDKIIGKIYPLFAAALLFMAVGILVMLYVYHPALPEIWDGLQNTHPNAAALPIFPIMFVSIACGAISGFHATQSPLMARCMKSERHGRPVFYGAMITEGIVALIWAAAATCFFHQNGMGETNASVIVDAITKGWLGSLGGLLAILGVIAAPITSGDTAFRSARLIVADFLGMEQKSIRRRLLICVPMFAIAIGLLFYSLRDKDGFDMIWRYFAWTNQTLSVFTLWTVTVFLVQEKKLYGLTLIPALFMTAVCSTYLCIAPEGFHLSHTVSFSVGIISVLLAIVWFGRWKAGLKQNHN